One Glycine max cultivar Williams 82 chromosome 3, Glycine_max_v4.0, whole genome shotgun sequence DNA window includes the following coding sequences:
- the LOC100808214 gene encoding uncharacterized protein, translating to MTLIFSCFGGYMANHSLVLDNNTSVSTVTVAEQPLVIGQEFADVETCRRTLKDIAIAMHFDLRIVKSDRSRFIAKCSKEGCPWRVHVAKCPGVPTFTVRTLHGEHTCEGVQNLHHQQASVGWVARSVEARIRDNPQYKPREILQDIRDQHGVAVSYMQAWRGKERSMAALHGTFEEGYRLLPAYCEQIRKTNPGSIASVVATGQENCFQRLFISYRASIYGFINACRPLLELDRAHLKGKYLGTLLCAAAVDADDALFPLAIAVVDSESDENWMWFMSELRKLLGVNTDNMPRLTILSERQRGLVEAVETHFPTASHGFCLRSVSENFRDTFKNTKLVNIFWNAVYALTAAEFESKITEMMEISQDVISWFQQFPPYLWAVAYFDGVRYGHFTLGVTELLYNWALECHELPVVQMMEHIRQQMVSWFNDRQDMGMRWTSILVPSAEKRILEAIADAHCYQVLRANEVEFEIVSTERTNIVDIRSRECSCRRWQLYGLPCAHAAAALISCGHNAHMFAEPCFTVQSYRMTYSQMINPIPDKSQWRDLGEGAEGGGGARFDIIICPPKTRRPPGRPKKKVIRVENFKRPKRVVQCGRCHMLGHSQKKCTMPI from the coding sequence ATGACATTgatcttttcttgttttggtggaTATATGGCTAATCATTCTTTAGTTTTAGATAACAACACATCTGTTAGTACTGTTACTGTAGCAGAGCAGCCGTTAGTCATTGGGCAAGAGTTTGCAGATGTGGAAACCTGCCGAAGAACACTGAAAGATATTGCCATTGCTATGCATTTTGATCTTAGGATAGTTAAGTCAGATCGCAGTCGTTTTATAGCAAAATGCTCCAAAGAAGGGTGCCCATGGCGGGTCCATGTAGCAAAGTGTCCCGGTGTTCCAACTTTTACTGTAAGAACTCTACACGGAGAGCATACTTGCGAGGGAGTTCAGAACCTTCATCATCAGCAGGCATCAGTAGGTTGGGTTGCAAGATCTGTTGAAGCACGCATTCGAGATAATCCACAATACAAACCAAGGGAAATACTGCAAGATATTCGTGATCAGCATGGAGTTGCAGTTTCTTACATGCAAGCTTGGCGGGGGAAGGAACGTAGCATGGCTGCACTTCATGGAACATTTGAAGAGGGTTACCGTCTTCTCCCTGCTTACTGTGAACAAATAAGGAAAACCAACCCTGGTAGCATTGCGTCTGTTGTTGCCACTGGACAAGAAAATTGTTTTCAACGACTGTTTATTTCTTATCGTGCATCAATTTATGGGTTTATAAATGCTTGTAGGCCACTTTTAGAACTTGACAGAGCACATCTTAAAGGAAAATACCTAGGTACATTGCTCTGTGCTGCAGCTGTTGATGCCGATGATGCTTTGTTTCCTTTGGCTATTGCTGTTGTTGACTCAGAAAGTGATGAAAACTGGATGTGGTTCATGTCAGAATTGCGGAAACTTCTAGGAGTAAACACAGACAACATGCCTAGACTGACAATATTGTCTGAAAGGCAAAGAGGCTTGGTGGAGGCTGTAGAAACACATTTCCCTACTGCTTCACATGGTTTCTGTCTGCGTTCTGTTAGTGAAAATTTTCGTGatacatttaaaaatacaaagttGGTAAACATCTTTTGGAATGCTGTTTATGCGCTTACTGCTGCTGAATTTGAAAGCAAGATTACTGAGATGATGGAAATTTCACAAGATGTTATATCATGGTTTCAACAATTTCCTCCCTATCTTTGGGCCGTGGCATACTTTGACGGTGTTCGATATGGCCATTTCACACTTGGGGTAACAGAATTATTGTATAACTGGGCCCTTGAATGTCATGAGCTCCCTGTAGTACAGATGATGGAACACATCCGCCAGCAGATGGTATCGTGGTTTAATGATCGGCAGGATATGGGCATGAGGTGGACATCAATTCTTGTACCATCTGCTGAGAAGCGAATCTTGGAAGCAATTGCTGATGCTCATTGCTATCAAGTGCTCCGGGCAAATGAAGTTGAGTTTGAAATTGTGTCAACTGAGAGGACCAATATTGTGGATATACGGAGTCGTGAGTGCTCCTGTCGCCGTTGGCAGCTGTATGGCTTACCTTGTGCCCATGCTGCTGCTGCACTTATTTCTTGTGGACACAATGCCCACATGTTTGCTGAACCATGCTTCACTGTACAAAGTTACAGAATGACTTATTCACAGATGATAAATCCTATACCAGATAAGAGCCAGTGGAGAGATCTGGGAGAAGGAgcagaaggaggaggaggtgcAAGGTTTGATATAATAATTTGCCCACCAAAGACTCGCCGGCCGCCTGGAAGGCCTAAAAAGAAGGTTATACGAGTGGAGAACTTTAAGCGTCCCAAAAGAGTTGTTCAATGTGGTCGCTGTCATATGTTAGGACATTCTCAAAAGAAATGCACAATGCCCatttga
- the LOC100809282 gene encoding protein ABIL1: MTFDEVSMEHGKSFIFALQELKNLRPQLYSAADYCEKSYLNSDKKPMVLDNMKDYVVRALVNAVDHLGTVAYKLSDILEKQTFDVSTMDLKVSTLNQRLLTWHMYTDKEGLRQQQLLAFIPRHHKHYILPNPVNKKVHFIPHRKIGARQNSFQTRTRLHSSGTPISKTLSWHLASETKSTLKKQTSRTSKNTKDSKFYKKISGVFHLLDSEGSTRMKTSAAQPHLTNGVPTSGAATQTMGATGRDALKHSKPLTTYGSFDDRNGREAVQVHTRSKSVLSSFFVKQTAAKLKAGSVL, encoded by the exons ATGACATTCGACGAGGTTTCCATGGAACACGGCAAGAGCTTCATCTTCGCCTTGCAG GAACTTAAGAACCTGAGGCCTCAACTCTATTCTGCTGCAGACTACTGTGAGAAATCTTATCTCAATAGTGATAAAAAACCAAT GGTACTTGACAACATGAAAGATTATGTAGTAAGGGCCCTTGTTAATGCTGTTGATCATCTAGGAACTGTGGCTTACAAGTTAAGCGACATTCTTGAGAAGCAAACATTTGATGTCTCGACCATGGATTTGAAGGTCTCTACTTTGAATCag AGACTTCTTACATGGCATATGTACACTGATAAAGAAGGTCTTCGGCAACAGCAGTTGTTGGCTTTCATTCCCAGACATCATAAGCACTACATTTTGCCAA ATCCCGTCAATAAAAAGGTACATTTCATCCCACACAGAAAAATTGGTGCAAGACAAAATTCATTTCAAACCAGAACTCGTCTTCATTCTTCAG GTACCCCTATTTCAAAAACTCTTTCATGGCATTTAGCATCAGAAACTAAGTCTACCTTAAAAAAACAGACTTCACGCACTTCAAAAAA CACCAAGGActcaaaattttataagaagATCTCTGGAGTTTTCCACCTTTTAG ATAGTGAAGGGAGTACGCGGATGAAAACCTCAGCAGCACAACCTCACTTGACAAATGGAGTTCCTACTTCTGGTGCTGCCACCCAAACTATGGGTGCCACAGGCAGG GATGCACTGAAGCATTCCAAACCATTGACAACATATGGTTCCTTTGATGATCGAAATGGACGTGAGGCTGTCCAAGTTCACACTCGCAGTAAAAGTGTGCTTTCTAGTTTCTTTGTCAAGCAAACTGCAGCTAAGTTGAAGGCCGGTTCTGTCTTATGA
- the LOC100810348 gene encoding basic endochitinase — protein sequence MGNKTAKVSILFLLNFLGLVCSSNGGDIVVYWGQDESEGTLSETCNSGLYKIVNIGFLAKFGGGREPEINLAGHCDPASNGCKSLSKDIKNCQKRGIKVILSIGGGETGYSLSSANDATKVADYIWNNFLGGKSSKTRPLGDAVLDGVDFDIEVGGGESFYAVLARRLSQHSKGGGRKVYLTAAPQCPFPDEHQNGALSTGLFDFVWVQFYNNGPCQFESSDPTKFQKSWNQWISSIRARKIYVGLPASPSPATAGSGFVPTRTLITQVLPFVKRSPKYGGVMLWDRAADKQTGYSTNIKPSV from the coding sequence ATGGGCAATAAAACAgcaaaagtttcaattttgtttCTGTTGAATTTTCTCGGGTTGGTTTGCAGTAGCAATGGCGGAGACATAGTGGTTTACTGGGGCCAAGACGAGAGCGAGGGCACATTGAGCGAAACATGCAACTCTGGACTATACAAAATAGTGAACATAGGCTTTCTGGCAAAATTTGGCGGTGGGCGGGAACCCGAAATAAACCTAGCAGGACACTGCGACCCTGCATCAAACGGTTGCAAAAGTTTGAGCAAAGACATAAAGAATTGCCAGAAGAGGGGCATAAAGGTGATTCTCTCAATTGGAGGTGGCGAGACAGGTTACTCCTTGTCGTCCGCTAATGATGCTACAAAGGTGGCAGATTACATATGGAACAACTTCTTGGGAGGAAAATCATCAAAGACAAGACCATTGGGTGATGCTGTGTTGGATGGCGTGGATTTTGACATTGAAGTTGGTGGCGGTGAAAGCTTCTACGCTGTGCTTGCGAGGAGACTCTCTCAGCACAGCAAAGGAGGGGGCAGAAAAGTGTACTTAACAGCTGCACCACAGTGTCCATTCCCTGATGAACACCAGAATGGAGCACTGTCAACAGGGCTCTTTGACTTTGTTTGGGTTCAGTTTTACAACAATGGTCCATGTCAGTTTGAGTCTAGTGACCCCACCAAGTTCCAGAAATCGTGGAACCAGTGGATCTCGTCCATCAGGGCTAGGAAAATTTATGTTGGACTTCCTGCATCTCCATCGCCAGCTACGGCTGGTAGTGGCTTTGTGCCAACACGAACGCTCATAACACAAGTGTTGCCTTTTGTCAAAAGATCGCCCAAGTATGGGGGAGTAATGCTCTGGGATAGGGCTGCTGATAAGCAAACCGGATATTCCACCAACATCAAGCCCAGTGTTTGA
- the LOC100816609 gene encoding putative F-box protein PP2-B12, with amino-acid sequence MDNKSRNKVMVLEAEEEVGGGEFEHLPEGCIANIVSFTTPPDACVLSLVSSSFRSASVTDFVWERFLPSDYQAIISQSSKPSTLTNYSSKKDLYLHLCHNPLLIDAGKKSFALDKLNGKICYMLSARSLSIVWGDTPRYWRWTSVPAARFSEVAELVSVCWLEIKGGIKSGTLSEKTLYGAYLVFKQRSGGAYGFYNQPVEVSVEGRRRTVYLEEAETPRRPREQIVPGIFSRVRSRFLDSFDAAPPPPPPNAKGGGEYPKERSDGWMEVELGDFFNVGGEKEKEKEVEIGVYEVKSGGWKAGILVQGIEIRPKHKN; translated from the exons ATGGATAATAAGAGCAGGAACAAAGTAATGGTTTTGGaagcagaagaagaagttgGCGGTGGTGAGTTTGAGCATCTCCCTGAAGGTTGCATAGCGAATATAGTTTCGTTCACCACTCCTCCAGATGCCTGCGTTCTCTCTTTGGTCTCTTCCTCCTTCAGATCTGCCTCAGTAACCGACTTCGTATGGGAAAGGTTCCTCCCCTCCGATTATCAGGCTATCATTTCCCAATCTTCCAAGCCCTCCACTCTCACCAATTACTCTTCCAAGAAGGACCTCTACCTCCACCTATGCCATAACCCCCTCCTCATAGACGCTGGTAAAAAG AGCTTTGCACTCGATAAACTGAACGGCAAAATATGCTACATGCTCTCAGCCCGAAGTCTCTCAATTGTTTGGGGAGACACTCCCAGGTATTGGAGATGGACTTCTGTTCCAGCGGCCag GTTTTCGGAGGTGGCGGAACTTGTTAGTGTGTGTTGGTTGGAAATAAAAGGTGGAATCAAAAGTGGCACGTTGTCTGAAAAAACATTGTACGGGGCATACCTAGTGTTTAAGCAAAGGAGCGGGGGTGCGTACGGGTTCTATAACCAGCCGGTTGAGGTGTCGGTTGAGGGTCGGAGGAGAACGGTGTACTTGGAAGAAGCGGAGACACCGCGGAGGCCACGTGAGCAGATAGTTCCTGGGATATTCAGCCGCGTTCGTTCTCGTTTTCTGGATAGTTTCGATGCAGCACCGCCGCCTCCACCGCCTAATGCTAAGGGGGGAGGTGAATATCCGAAGGAGAGAAGCGATGGGTGGATGGAGGTGGAATTGGGTGACTTCTTCAACGTCGGcggagagaaggagaaggagaaggaggtGGAGATTGGAGTCTACGAGGTCAAGAGTGGTGGGTGGAAAGCGGGCATTCTCGTTCAAGGAATCGAAATAAGGCccaaacacaaaaattaa
- the LOC100810875 gene encoding BON1-associated protein 2, which produces MPSAAKIHQVLEINLISAQGMKPPSSPRRRLQTYAVTWIDPATKLRTRVDKLGGHNPTWNDKFLFGVTKDFLAGDTSSVCVAIYAVGTFRHHLVGTVRFLISNMFSPDADDATPCFSAFQIRRPSGRFHGVMNIGAMVMDGSGFPALEKISALGYRDLMGEKIHQRRRRNRRKRKCCRVNLGRIFARRKGKGSLGRRRLRRRRERRRR; this is translated from the coding sequence ATGCCGTCGGCGGCGAAGATTCACCAAGTAttggagatcaacttgatctctGCGCAGGGCATGAAGCCGCCTTCGTCTCCACGGCGGAGGCTCCAAACCTACGCCGTCACGTGGATCGACCCCGCCACCAAGCTCCGAACACGCGTCGACAAGCTCGGCGGCCACAACCCTACCTGGAACGACAAGTTCCTCTTCGGCGTCACAAAGGACTTTCTCGCCGGCGACACCTCCAGCGTCTGCGTCGCCATCTACGCCGTCGGCACCTTCCGCCACCACCTTGTCGGCACCGTGCGCTTCCTCATCAGCAACATGTTCTCCCCCGACGCCGACGACGCCACGCCCTGCTTCAGCGCCTTCCAGATCCGGCGCCCGTCGGGGAGGTTCCACGGGGTCATGAACATCGGCGCCATGGTGATGGACGGCTCCGGCTTCCCCGCGCTGGAGAAGATCTCAGCGCTAGGCTACCGCGACCTCATGGGAGAGAAGATACACCAGCGCCGGAGGAGAAACCGAAGGAAGAGGAAATGCTGTCGAGTGAATCTTGGGAGAATTTTTGCACGGAGGAAGGGGAAGGGGAGTCTTGGACGGCGTCGTCTTCGTCGTCGCCGAGAACGACGGCGGCGTTGA